One Odocoileus virginianus isolate 20LAN1187 ecotype Illinois chromosome 4, Ovbor_1.2, whole genome shotgun sequence DNA segment encodes these proteins:
- the NUDT16 gene encoding U8 snoRNA-decapping enzyme, translated as MAGMRRLELAEALQLGPGWRHACHALLYAPDPGLLFGRIPLRYAVLMQMRFDGRLGFPGGFVDLRDGSLEDGLNRELGEELGQAATAFRVERADYRSSHAGSRPRVVAHFYTKLLSLEQLTAVEMGAPRARDHGLEVLGLVRVPLYTLRDGVGGLPAFLENTFIGNAREQLLEAIQNLGLLEPGSFARLKISAPP; from the exons ATGGCCGGCATGCGTAGGCTTGAGCTGGCGGAGGCCCTGCAACTGGGGCCGGGCTGGCGGCACGCGTGCCACGCGCTGCTCTACGCACCGGACCCAGGGCTGCTCTTTGGTCGCATTCCGCTACGCTACGCCGTGCTG ATGCAGATGCGCTTTGATGGgcgtctgggcttccctggcggcttcgTGGACTTGCGCGACGGCAGCTTGGAGGACGGGCTGAATCGCGAGTTGGGCGAGGAGCTGGGCCAGGCTGCGACCGCCTTTCGCGTGGAGCGCGCTGACTACCGCAGCTCCCACGCTGGGTCCCGGCCGCGCGTTGTGGCGCACTTCTACACTAAGCTCCTGTCCCTGGAGCAGCTGACTGCGGTGGAGATGGGCGCGCCGCGCGCCCGAGACCACgggctggag GTGCTGGGCCTGGTGCGGGTGCCCCTGTATACTCTACGGGATGGTGTGGGaggcctgcctgccttcctggagAATACCTTTATTGGAAATGCACGGGAACAGCTGCTGGAAGCCATCCAGAACCTGGGACTGCTGGAACCTGGCTCTTTTGCACGCCTTAAGATTTCAGCTCCTCCCTAG